The window TCAGAAGTTAAATCAACATTTCATGACCTtcacagaaaacaaaaatgacaaactaATCCAACAACAAATTGTAAGTACCAAAAGTCAAGAGAAGTCAGGATTGCTGAattcagagaaaagaaaatcgcTTCACAAAGTATGTATTGCCTCTGAAAACGACAACATTAAGATGTCTATAGCAATGTGAGAATAAAAAGTACACATGATGAGATAACAATGCTCGAAGTAGCAAAACGGAGAAATCCTAGCACTATACTTCATCCTCTAGAAGACCAGTTCATGAGGTTTCATGCCCGCCTTGAGGGAGAACCTGGCAGCCAAATAGGTCTTCAAATCCGGCACACCTTCAATGGATTTTATCAATGGAGTATCCACTGACTTCTGGTCATCTTTTTTCTCCTGTGGAAGCACATTCTTTTCCTACATTTCGAAAAGAGAAAGAGCAATAGAAGTTAAATGTTGCCATGCTGGAAGAGGAATCCTACTCTGACTACAAAACTATTTCATGGAACTGACCTCTTTCTCGGCCTCAAAGAACTCGCcttctcctttatttttcttcttctcgacTTTCTTTGCAAAATACTTGTCATCAAATTTCTCAACATTAACACCAGATATGTCAACCTTAGTGGATGTAGCAATCACATAAGATTGATTAACTCTTCTTAGAGGAACACCATTAATCTTGAACGGACCTGAATTTAGAGgataaaaatagattaatgaaCAATACAGGAGTGGCTGAAGgggaaaaaattacaaacttatGTTCTTTGTATCTATGTAGAAGCCATGCCTGGCATGAAGTGATACACTACAGCCACATTACTAAGCTGAAAAAAGCAGCTACACCCTCCCCCTTAGCTATTAAAGAATGCAACTCTAGTCAGTCGATTTTTCAAGCTAGAGAACATCGATTAGCGAATTGAACGCACGAAGTCGATTGCAGAGGCGACTGATGTTACGGCGCTGAGAAGATAACTCCTCAGGAACCGGATATTTGCAACGTATAGGCGTAGAACCATGGGGAGATGGGAAATGGAAAATCCGGATGCTTTTACGAAGTTATTGCTGCTTCTGAAAGGCGACAGCTGCTCCAGAAGATTGCTTGGCGggatttcaaaagtaaaaaacgTGGAAGCTCAAGGGATTATATGTAAGCTCCGAACAAGAAGTCAGGGGGGTTGTTTCTAGGAAACAGGGTCTAAATGCTGTCTCATATAGTTACTCCAAACTAGTAATACATCCTAACTCCACAATAACAATTAATGTAAGAATCGGATCCGCATGAAACATCGAATCCATAGGAAGCAAATCAAATTCGAAGATGCTAAGCCAAACACAAAACACCATGGTTAATCCGCACTGAGATAAATGCCCATAACAAAGGGAGGAAACCCGGGAGGACCATCGACGCCCAAGTACGTAACTTTAACAGAGTAGAGGAAACATGGGTATGAGATTTTCCAACTACAACAACAGAGGGAGAGATATGGTGGAGGATGAACTCACCGGTGATGAGGAGCAAACCGGAGGGGAGCTGCTTGAGGAAGACCACCCGCTTGCCCTTGAAGCGGCCGGCGAGAATGATGAGGACGGTGCCGGGGGAGACGGAGGGGCGGAGCTTGGTGGGCCTGGGGGTGCGCTTGTTGAGGAGGGGCTTCTTGACGTCGTCGGCGGGATAGAATTTGGGGGCCTTGGCGGCGGGAGGGGCAGGCTTTGGGGCGGGGTCGTGGCGGGGAAGGCGCCGCCGTTCTTGGCCTTGATGGCCCAGAGACCGCGCTTGTGGTACATCCGAGACCTCGAGTACTTGCCTATCCCTCGGATCAGCTCCGGGTTCCTGCTCCCCTTCCCACTCTTGCTCTTCGCCGCCGCCATCGTTCCTTCCTTCGTTCGATCTCTCCTCCGCTCgtcttcccttcccttcccttccctcctCTGCGCCCTGCCAAAATGAGATGCCTCTGCTCTCTCGGGTCGGCGCGATCCAGCCGAGAGGGGGCGCATATAAACCTTAAGTCCCGCTGTTCTGTTCCGTTCGCCGCAAACGAAACCCTAGCGAGACGGTCATGTGGCCGATGGGCTTTGAGTTTGGATCGGTCGATGGTTCACGGCAGGCCTAGTGGGCTCGGCCCATTAAAAAGCTCGGTAGGCCCACCTAAAGTTCCAGTCCATGTTGCCGTTGGGGTTGGGAAGATGGAGGAAATGGATAATTGATCGTGTCGCAGGAGAAGATAGAACGCAGCTCCTGCGCACTGGATACCGTCGCGACTCGCTCCTCCAGCCCCCacaatcctcctcctcctcctcctcctcctcctcctccgccgtcaCTTGCTGGTTTGCTCTgcttccttcctctcttcccaTGGCGTCAGCGACATTATCTGCGCTGCTGCTCTCGGCGTCGCCTCGCAGTCTCTCTCGTCGCTCCCACTCCTTCCATTCATGGTCGTCCAATGCGAAGCAGCTCTCCGTCCCAATCCTCGACCTCAAGACCCCCCTCGCCTTCCCTTTTCCCCTCAAACccaccgcctcctcctccgccccgcGTAGATTGTGCTTGAAGAGAGTTCGCGCGTGTGCCGTTGCGGAagaagccgccgccgccgccaccgccgctccttcttcttcctcttcttcttcggagGACGCCGCCGCCAGGAGGCTCTACATTGGGAACATCCCCAGAGACGTCGACAACGCCCAGCTCACCAAAATCGTCGAGGAACACGGCGCCGTTGAGACAGCTGAGGTACTGCTCCAAAAAATTTAGCATTAGCCACGCTACTTTGTCAGGCAGTTGTAATTGTTGCAGTGGGCACGTCTTTCGGTCCTGGTTAGGGATTCTCTTCATTGTCCATCCTCTGCTGGTTACTCATTATGCTCGGTCCGCATCATGCTGTTCTTATTGTACATCGCACCTCACTTGTGACTTTTGACCCAAGCCCATCACCCGAAAATCTGTCCAGATCACAAAATGAGTGGCTCCATGAGTGGGTTTTGGTTCTTCGAcgaaaaaacaaatgaatcaATGTCTGAACTTGagtctgttcttttcttttcttcttcttgttctgtTTTTTTGGTCTCCTTTTAGGTGATGTTCGATAAGTACACTGGCAGAAGCCGCCGATTTGCATTTGTTACGATGAAGACCGTCGAGGATGCCAATGCTGTAATAGAGAAACTGAATGGCTCTGTAAGTGACTGATGGATCAAATTAAGGGAATTACATTTATAGACATTAGATGACTGGAAATAATTAGCTCTATCTATTCCATGGCAGCAAATAGGAGACCGGGAGATCAAAGTTAACATCACCGAAAAACCATTGTCCTCAGTGGATTTGTCCCCTTTTCAAGCTGAGGAATCCCAGTTCGTCGACAGCCCACACAAAGTATATGTGGGAAATCTTTCTAAGCCGGTAACTACAGACACGCTGAAGCAATTTTTCTCTGAGAAGGGGCAGGTACTCAGTGCGAAGGTTTCACGGGTTCCGGGAACATCGAAATCCAGTGGGTTTGGTTTTGTTACCTTCTCCTCGGATGAGGATGTGGAAGCCGCTATTGCATCTTTTAATAATGCTGTAAGTGGACTGATCACAGTCGATACTTTATGCAATTATGTGGCCTTGTGTGGCATAAGCTTCATATGGGTACACACACATCAGGTTGCCGTGTGTGCTACTACTGCCTAAGTTGCTAGCTTATGTGCTAAATTTATCTGTAGGCTTAAGCTATATCTGCATGATCTTTGTTCTATCTTTGTTCTGTCTTTGCTCTAAGTTGTCAGCACTTATGGTTTTCTAGCTCATTGACTGTTCTGCATCTTGCTTTGCAGCTATTGGAAGGACAGCGAATTCGTGTGAACAAGGCGTAGCCGTAGGGGAGAGCTTTGGCTTTTGAGATATGTACATCGTTTATGTATCCTCTGGAGAAATCTGCTTTTTGCACATTTGGAGTCTTTTGGTTCTATTTGTATACCTGAAAAGGGCAGGGGATAAAGGAGATAGTTTTGAAACTGATCATGCTGTTTAGTGATGACCCCAAGACTGAATCGATATTCTTCAGTGCTATTCATGTCTGCTCTGATGCGGGTGATTCACTTAGGGTTCGGGAACCAGCCAGCCAGGTCTTTCCAGAAGCAGACGAGCTTCCAAAATGCAACCTAATGCCTCTGGAAGGTCTATTGGGAGGGGAAGGGGAATGTGCATTTCTTTGATACATTCAAACTTGAAAGAACATGTTTTAATTTACTATGGCAAAGTGTATAATGCTCGTGACTGTGCTGTGCGGAGTATATCTGTGTTTCCAATTCACTCCATGCTGTGAAACCAAAAATGAGGCTCTGAGTATGGAAAAAGTTTTGCCAGCTTGAGGGCCTTCACGGGGAAGAGAAGAGGAGGGGATGTGAGTAGCGAGTCGTGGGTCGGTAGTGAGGGTTAGTGGAGATGGTGGGTGAGTGAAGAAGTAGCCCTTGTTCGGAAGGATTGctgttctttattttattttttgaatttgcaGGATTTGTGACATTAACGTTTTTAACTCGAGGCGCTTGAGAATTTAACGTTATTCgacttataataaatatataaacgGCCGATGATTGCACGTAAACATGTTTTGATTATAACAAGGATCTTTCACTTGAGCATTTAAAGTTATTAGAAGAGAAACATTTGCTTACTAATTAGGTCTGATATCACCACGAAAAATATACTGagtcatcataaaaaattctaagcTGTAAACTTTTCTGTAAACTTTTGTATCTTCTTCTattgtattttaaattttaattaacaaGAAAGATGAGTAAACCGGTGTATTGCATATGAGACTCAGTTTATTCAAGCTCATGAGTCGTCACTCTCGTTTTATGTGATTATTGGAAGAAACATAAacagattgtttttttttttttttgggtccattCTCAATGACATTGTGGCCATATAATATTTGTTTCCTCAATTTAACATATTAAATTATACTTTCTACTTGATCTTCACCCGCTGAGAGAATTTTTTATAGTTTAGAAAGATTTTCCCTCctcttttttggcaaaaaaacaaacaactagaaatttcaagatttttgccaaattttcataattatccTTTTGATATTTTGCAGGCGCGAAACGAGCAAGagagggaacaaaaaaagggaGGTCGAAACACAAAAACTGGCGCCACTCGCCGGTTTCCCGCGCGCTCCCCCCgccccaaccccaaccccaaccccaaccccaaATTCACCATCTCAATCTCATCGCCACCCCTTCCATCTCCTCTCTTCGGATAATCGCAGTCGCGGGCGGGGTTCCTCAGTCGGTGCTCACGTTGTTGTTTTACCTCGGCAGGCAGCCGACATGTTTTACTCGCAGACGTTC of the Eucalyptus grandis isolate ANBG69807.140 chromosome 10, ASM1654582v1, whole genome shotgun sequence genome contains:
- the LOC104421926 gene encoding LOW QUALITY PROTEIN: 60S ribosomal protein L6-like (The sequence of the model RefSeq protein was modified relative to this genomic sequence to represent the inferred CDS: inserted 1 base in 1 codon) — translated: MAAAKSKSGKGSRNPELIRGIGKYSRSRMYHKRGLWAIKAKNGGAFPXHDPAPKPAPPAAKAPKFYPADDVKKPLLNKRTPRPTKLRPSVSPGTVLIILAGRFKGKRVVFLKQLPSGLLLITGPFKINGVPLRRVNQSYVIATSTKVDISGVNVEKFDDKYFAKKVEKKKNKGEGEFFEAEKEEKNVLPQEKKDDQKSVDTPLIKSIEGVPDLKTYLAARFSLKAGMKPHELVF
- the LOC104423590 gene encoding 30S ribosomal protein 2, chloroplastic — protein: MLPLGLGRWRKWIIDRVAGEDRTQLLRTGYRRDSLLQPPQSSSSSSSSSSSAVTCWFALLPSSLPMASATLSALLLSASPRSLSRRSHSFHSWSSNAKQLSVPILDLKTPLAFPFPLKPTASSSAPRRLCLKRVRACAVAEEAAAAATAAPSSSSSSSEDAAARRLYIGNIPRDVDNAQLTKIVEEHGAVETAEVMFDKYTGRSRRFAFVTMKTVEDANAVIEKLNGSQIGDREIKVNITEKPLSSVDLSPFQAEESQFVDSPHKVYVGNLSKPVTTDTLKQFFSEKGQVLSAKVSRVPGTSKSSGFGFVTFSSDEDVEAAIASFNNALLEGQRIRVNKA